A single genomic interval of Hemiscyllium ocellatum isolate sHemOce1 chromosome 44, sHemOce1.pat.X.cur, whole genome shotgun sequence harbors:
- the slc12a9 gene encoding solute carrier family 12 member 9 isoform X4, whose protein sequence is MSSETSPLLNYRLYNVAGGFAESCGGAPQEDEVAVSGTASQPDDSRKLSTFFGVVVPTVLSMFSIVIFMRVGFVVGQAGFLQSLLMLVVAYIIISLTVLSVCAISTNGAVKGGGAYFMISRTLGPEFGGSIGLMFFLANVCSCAVYILGLVEAILDVFGEVPNAGELGLSRGIHVLPQNYLYDVLYASSILLLCLLVCLVGAQIYAKTSFLIFLVVHVVLLTIVVSFFVVSPKTVVIVRQVGNESQSIYSNYTGFSMATLQENLWDDYSVDYTTRYMMTFATVFAVMFNGCTGIMAGSNMSGDLKNPSYAIPKGTVIAVIYTFLVYLLLCFLVSFTCDRMLLKGDYVFFRQINVWPPFVVIGVYAASLSASMSTLIGASRILHALACDDLFGIILAPAKKTSKTGNPWVAVLYTWLMVQCVLFAGKLNTIAGVVTIFFLMAYAAVDLACLALEWASAPNFRPTFQLFSWHTCLLGIISCLVMMFLINPAYASCGIVLMLALLVVIHYRSPTSSWGYISQALIFHQVRKYLLLLDVRKEHVKFWRPQILLMVANPRTSAQLITFINDLKKGGLFVLGHVQIGDLDSLPMDPIQPQYNFWLSLVDKLNVKAFVDLTLSPTVRQGVQHLLRITGLGGMKPNTLVLGFYDHSVPDDYFLHDPAFKDARDNNDHFGVDLASLQAHFPPVRDGETPKNLSEQEYVAIISDALKMQKNVCLARGFFTMDRKGLLLSKTRPERVSIDVWPLNLLRPDSTDYVDVCSLFLLQMACVLTMVASWKAARLRIFLCIEPGDGSWVRKEEKLRRLLDQLRIKATIKIVTWEEVGPSGQASADHVSDGYLQAVNRMILDQGFHTAVRFLYLPRPPAETTHSQRYLEQLAILTEDLGPTLLIHGLTPVTCTDL, encoded by the exons GCTTTGTGGTGGGTCAGGCTGGTTTCCTGCAGTCCCTGCTAATGTTGGTCGTTGCCTACATTATCATTAGCTTGACCGTGCTGTCGGTGTGTGCCATTTCGACCAATGGTGCCGTGAAGGGAGGAGGAGCCTACT TTATGATCAGCCGTACGTTGGGCCCGGAGTTTGGTGGGAGCATCGGTCTGATGTTTTTCCTGGCCAATGTCTGTTCCTGTGCGGTCTACATCCTAGGCTTGGTGGAGGCCATTTTGGATGTGTTTGGAGAGGTCCCCAATGCAGGTGA ACTAGGGTTG TCCAGGGGCATTCACGTGCTCCCACAGAACTACCTGTACGATGTCCTGTATGCCTCCAGCATCCTGCTGCTCTGTCTCCTGGTGTGTCTGGTCGGAGCTCAGATCTATGCCAAGACCAGCTTCCTGATTTTTCTGGTGGTCCACGTTGTCCTGCTCACCATCGTGGTCAGCTTCTTCGTGGTGAGCCCCAAGACTGTGGTCATTGTGAGGCAGGTGGGCAACGAGAGCCAGTCCATCTACTCCAACTACACCGGCTTCAGTATGGCCACGCTGCAGGAGAACCTCTGGG ATGATTATTCTGTGGATTACACCACCAGATACATGATGACCTTTGCGACAGTGTTTGCTGTCATGTTTAATGGTTGTACCGGTATCATGGCTGGTTCTAACATGTCTG GAGACTTGAAAAACCCGAGCTACGCGATTCCCAAAGGCACGGTCATCGCTGTCATCTACACCTTCCTGGTCTACCTGCTGCTCTGCTTCCTCGTGAGCTTTACCTGCGACAG GATGCTGCTGAAAGGAGATTACGTGTTTTTCCGTCAGATCAATGTCTGGCCCCCGTTTGTGGTTATCGGTGTGTACGCGGCATCGCTGTCTGCTTCGATGAGTACCCTGATTGGTGCCTCACGGATTCTCCATGCCCTGGCCTGCGATGACCTTTTCG GTATAATATTGGCCCCTGCAAAGAAGACATCCAAGACAGGAAACCCCTGGGTCGCAGTGCTCTACACCTGGTTAATGGTTCAG TGTGTGCTGTTTGCCGGCAAGTTGAACACCATCGCTGGGGTAGTCACCATCTTCTTCCTGATGGCCTATGCTGCTGTTGATCTCGCTTGCCTGGCCCTGGAATGGGCGTCTGCCCCCAACTTCAG GCCGACCTTCCAGCTGTTCAGTTGGCACACGTGCCTGCTGGGCATCATCAGCTGCCTCGTGATGATGTTCCTGATCAATCCAGCCTACGCCTCGTGCGGAATTGTCCTCATGCTCGCCCTCCTGGTGGTGATCCACTACCGATCTCCGACCAGCAGTTGGGGCTACATCAGCCAGGCTCTCATCTTCCACCAG GTGAGGAAGTATTTGTTGCTGCTGGATGTCCGGAAAGAGCACGTCAAGTTCTGGAGGCCTCAGATCCTGCTGATGGTGGCCAATCCACGGACCAGCGCCCAGCTCATAACCTTCATCAACGACCTGAAGAAAGGGGGGCTGTTCGTGTTGGGCCACGTGCAAATCGGGGACCTTG ACTCTCTTCCCATGGATCCCATCCAGCCCCAGTACAACTTCTGGCTGAGTCTCGTGGACAAGTTGAACGTCAAGGCATTTGTCGATCTGACTCTGTCCCCGACAGTGCGCCAGGGTGTGCAGCATCTCCTCCGTATCACCGGGCTAG GTGGGATGAAGCCTAACACGTTGGTCCTTGGATTCTATGACCACTCCGTTCCTGATGACTACTTCCTGCATGACCCGGCCTTCAAGGACGCCAGAGACAACAACGACCACTTCGGTGTGGACCTTGCCTCGCTGCAGGCCCACTTCCCCCCCGTGCGGGACGGTGAGACCCCCAAGAACCTGTCTGAGCAGGAGTACGTCGCGATCATCTCCGACGCGCTCAAGATGCAGAAGAACGTGTGCCTGGCGCGGGGTTTCTTTACCATGGACCGGAAGGGTCTGCTGCTGTCCAAGACCCGGCCGGAGAGGGTGTCCATTGACGTGTGGCCTCTGAACCTCCTGAGGCCCGACAGCACTGACTACGTGGACGTGTGCAGCCTCTTCCTGCTGCAGATGGCCTGCGTCCTGACCATGGTGGCCTCCTGGAAGGCCGCACGCCTGCGGATCTTCCTGTGCATCGAGCCTGGCGACGGCAGCTGGGTCCGGAAGGAGGAGAAGCTGCGCCGGCTCCTGGACCAGCTGCGCATCAAGGCCACCATCAAGATCGTCACCTGGGAGGAGGTGGGGCCTAGCGGGCAGGCCTCAGCCGACCATGTCTCCGATGGATACCTGCAGGCGGTCAACCGTATGATCCTGGACCAGGGTTTCCACACGGCCGTCCGGTTCCTCTACCTGCCCAGGCCTCCTGCTGAAACCACCCACTCCCAGCGCTACCTGGAGCAGCTGGCTATCCTGACCGAAGACTTGGGGCCTACACTCCTGATCCATGGCCTAACTCCAGTCACCTGCACTGACCTATGA
- the slc12a9 gene encoding solute carrier family 12 member 9 isoform X1 has protein sequence MSSETSPLLNYRLYNVAGGFAESCGGAPQEDEVAVSGTASQPDDSRKLSTFFGVVVPTVLSMFSIVIFMRVGFVVGQAGFLQSLLMLVVAYIIISLTVLSVCAISTNGAVKGGGAYFMISRTLGPEFGGSIGLMFFLANVCSCAVYILGLVEAILDVFGEVPNADTQSRGIHVLPQNYLYDVLYASSILLLCLLVCLVGAQIYAKTSFLIFLVVHVVLLTIVVSFFVVSPKTVVIVRQVGNESQSIYSNYTGFSMATLQENLWDDYSVDYTTRYMMTFATVFAVMFNGCTGIMAGSNMSGDLKNPSYAIPKGTVIAVIYTFLVYLLLCFLVSFTCDRMLLKGDYVFFRQINVWPPFVVIGVYAASLSASMSTLIGASRILHALACDDLFGIILAPAKKTSKTGNPWVAVLYTWLMVQCVLFAGKLNTIAGVVTIFFLMAYAAVDLACLALEWASAPNFRPTFQLFSWHTCLLGIISCLVMMFLINPAYASCGIVLMLALLVVIHYRSPTSSWGYISQALIFHQVRKYLLLLDVRKEHVKFWRPQILLMVANPRTSAQLITFINDLKKGGLFVLGHVQIGDLDSLPMDPIQPQYNFWLSLVDKLNVKAFVDLTLSPTVRQGVQHLLRITGLGGMKPNTLVLGFYDHSVPDDYFLHDPAFKDARDNNDHFGVDLASLQAHFPPVRDGETPKNLSEQEYVAIISDALKMQKNVCLARGFFTMDRKGLLLSKTRPERVSIDVWPLNLLRPDSTDYVDVCSLFLLQMACVLTMVASWKAARLRIFLCIEPGDGSWVRKEEKLRRLLDQLRIKATIKIVTWEEVGPSGQASADHVSDGYLQAVNRMILDQGFHTAVRFLYLPRPPAETTHSQRYLEQLAILTEDLGPTLLIHGLTPVTCTDL, from the exons GCTTTGTGGTGGGTCAGGCTGGTTTCCTGCAGTCCCTGCTAATGTTGGTCGTTGCCTACATTATCATTAGCTTGACCGTGCTGTCGGTGTGTGCCATTTCGACCAATGGTGCCGTGAAGGGAGGAGGAGCCTACT TTATGATCAGCCGTACGTTGGGCCCGGAGTTTGGTGGGAGCATCGGTCTGATGTTTTTCCTGGCCAATGTCTGTTCCTGTGCGGTCTACATCCTAGGCTTGGTGGAGGCCATTTTGGATGTGTTTGGAGAGGTCCCCAATGCAG ATACCCAGTCCAGGGGCATTCACGTGCTCCCACAGAACTACCTGTACGATGTCCTGTATGCCTCCAGCATCCTGCTGCTCTGTCTCCTGGTGTGTCTGGTCGGAGCTCAGATCTATGCCAAGACCAGCTTCCTGATTTTTCTGGTGGTCCACGTTGTCCTGCTCACCATCGTGGTCAGCTTCTTCGTGGTGAGCCCCAAGACTGTGGTCATTGTGAGGCAGGTGGGCAACGAGAGCCAGTCCATCTACTCCAACTACACCGGCTTCAGTATGGCCACGCTGCAGGAGAACCTCTGGG ATGATTATTCTGTGGATTACACCACCAGATACATGATGACCTTTGCGACAGTGTTTGCTGTCATGTTTAATGGTTGTACCGGTATCATGGCTGGTTCTAACATGTCTG GAGACTTGAAAAACCCGAGCTACGCGATTCCCAAAGGCACGGTCATCGCTGTCATCTACACCTTCCTGGTCTACCTGCTGCTCTGCTTCCTCGTGAGCTTTACCTGCGACAG GATGCTGCTGAAAGGAGATTACGTGTTTTTCCGTCAGATCAATGTCTGGCCCCCGTTTGTGGTTATCGGTGTGTACGCGGCATCGCTGTCTGCTTCGATGAGTACCCTGATTGGTGCCTCACGGATTCTCCATGCCCTGGCCTGCGATGACCTTTTCG GTATAATATTGGCCCCTGCAAAGAAGACATCCAAGACAGGAAACCCCTGGGTCGCAGTGCTCTACACCTGGTTAATGGTTCAG TGTGTGCTGTTTGCCGGCAAGTTGAACACCATCGCTGGGGTAGTCACCATCTTCTTCCTGATGGCCTATGCTGCTGTTGATCTCGCTTGCCTGGCCCTGGAATGGGCGTCTGCCCCCAACTTCAG GCCGACCTTCCAGCTGTTCAGTTGGCACACGTGCCTGCTGGGCATCATCAGCTGCCTCGTGATGATGTTCCTGATCAATCCAGCCTACGCCTCGTGCGGAATTGTCCTCATGCTCGCCCTCCTGGTGGTGATCCACTACCGATCTCCGACCAGCAGTTGGGGCTACATCAGCCAGGCTCTCATCTTCCACCAG GTGAGGAAGTATTTGTTGCTGCTGGATGTCCGGAAAGAGCACGTCAAGTTCTGGAGGCCTCAGATCCTGCTGATGGTGGCCAATCCACGGACCAGCGCCCAGCTCATAACCTTCATCAACGACCTGAAGAAAGGGGGGCTGTTCGTGTTGGGCCACGTGCAAATCGGGGACCTTG ACTCTCTTCCCATGGATCCCATCCAGCCCCAGTACAACTTCTGGCTGAGTCTCGTGGACAAGTTGAACGTCAAGGCATTTGTCGATCTGACTCTGTCCCCGACAGTGCGCCAGGGTGTGCAGCATCTCCTCCGTATCACCGGGCTAG GTGGGATGAAGCCTAACACGTTGGTCCTTGGATTCTATGACCACTCCGTTCCTGATGACTACTTCCTGCATGACCCGGCCTTCAAGGACGCCAGAGACAACAACGACCACTTCGGTGTGGACCTTGCCTCGCTGCAGGCCCACTTCCCCCCCGTGCGGGACGGTGAGACCCCCAAGAACCTGTCTGAGCAGGAGTACGTCGCGATCATCTCCGACGCGCTCAAGATGCAGAAGAACGTGTGCCTGGCGCGGGGTTTCTTTACCATGGACCGGAAGGGTCTGCTGCTGTCCAAGACCCGGCCGGAGAGGGTGTCCATTGACGTGTGGCCTCTGAACCTCCTGAGGCCCGACAGCACTGACTACGTGGACGTGTGCAGCCTCTTCCTGCTGCAGATGGCCTGCGTCCTGACCATGGTGGCCTCCTGGAAGGCCGCACGCCTGCGGATCTTCCTGTGCATCGAGCCTGGCGACGGCAGCTGGGTCCGGAAGGAGGAGAAGCTGCGCCGGCTCCTGGACCAGCTGCGCATCAAGGCCACCATCAAGATCGTCACCTGGGAGGAGGTGGGGCCTAGCGGGCAGGCCTCAGCCGACCATGTCTCCGATGGATACCTGCAGGCGGTCAACCGTATGATCCTGGACCAGGGTTTCCACACGGCCGTCCGGTTCCTCTACCTGCCCAGGCCTCCTGCTGAAACCACCCACTCCCAGCGCTACCTGGAGCAGCTGGCTATCCTGACCGAAGACTTGGGGCCTACACTCCTGATCCATGGCCTAACTCCAGTCACCTGCACTGACCTATGA
- the slc12a9 gene encoding solute carrier family 12 member 9 isoform X7 translates to MSSETSPLLNYRLYNEDEVAVSGTASQPDDSRKLSTFFGVVVPTVLSMFSIVIFMRVGFVVGQAGFLQSLLMLVVAYIIISLTVLSVCAISTNGAVKGGGAYFMISRTLGPEFGGSIGLMFFLANVCSCAVYILGLVEAILDVFGEVPNAGEGIHVLPQNYLYDVLYASSILLLCLLVCLVGAQIYAKTSFLIFLVVHVVLLTIVVSFFVVSPKTVVIVRQVGNESQSIYSNYTGFSMATLQENLWDDYSVDYTTRYMMTFATVFAVMFNGCTGIMAGSNMSGDLKNPSYAIPKGTVIAVIYTFLVYLLLCFLVSFTCDRMLLKGDYVFFRQINVWPPFVVIGVYAASLSASMSTLIGASRILHALACDDLFGIILAPAKKTSKTGNPWVAVLYTWLMVQCVLFAGKLNTIAGVVTIFFLMAYAAVDLACLALEWASAPNFRPTFQLFSWHTCLLGIISCLVMMFLINPAYASCGIVLMLALLVVIHYRSPTSSWGYISQALIFHQVRKYLLLLDVRKEHVKFWRPQILLMVANPRTSAQLITFINDLKKGGLFVLGHVQIGDLDSLPMDPIQPQYNFWLSLVDKLNVKAFVDLTLSPTVRQGVQHLLRITGLGGMKPNTLVLGFYDHSVPDDYFLHDPAFKDARDNNDHFGVDLASLQAHFPPVRDGETPKNLSEQEYVAIISDALKMQKNVCLARGFFTMDRKGLLLSKTRPERVSIDVWPLNLLRPDSTDYVDVCSLFLLQMACVLTMVASWKAARLRIFLCIEPGDGSWVRKEEKLRRLLDQLRIKATIKIVTWEEVGPSGQASADHVSDGYLQAVNRMILDQGFHTAVRFLYLPRPPAETTHSQRYLEQLAILTEDLGPTLLIHGLTPVTCTDL, encoded by the exons GCTTTGTGGTGGGTCAGGCTGGTTTCCTGCAGTCCCTGCTAATGTTGGTCGTTGCCTACATTATCATTAGCTTGACCGTGCTGTCGGTGTGTGCCATTTCGACCAATGGTGCCGTGAAGGGAGGAGGAGCCTACT TTATGATCAGCCGTACGTTGGGCCCGGAGTTTGGTGGGAGCATCGGTCTGATGTTTTTCCTGGCCAATGTCTGTTCCTGTGCGGTCTACATCCTAGGCTTGGTGGAGGCCATTTTGGATGTGTTTGGAGAGGTCCCCAATGCAGGTGA GGGCATTCACGTGCTCCCACAGAACTACCTGTACGATGTCCTGTATGCCTCCAGCATCCTGCTGCTCTGTCTCCTGGTGTGTCTGGTCGGAGCTCAGATCTATGCCAAGACCAGCTTCCTGATTTTTCTGGTGGTCCACGTTGTCCTGCTCACCATCGTGGTCAGCTTCTTCGTGGTGAGCCCCAAGACTGTGGTCATTGTGAGGCAGGTGGGCAACGAGAGCCAGTCCATCTACTCCAACTACACCGGCTTCAGTATGGCCACGCTGCAGGAGAACCTCTGGG ATGATTATTCTGTGGATTACACCACCAGATACATGATGACCTTTGCGACAGTGTTTGCTGTCATGTTTAATGGTTGTACCGGTATCATGGCTGGTTCTAACATGTCTG GAGACTTGAAAAACCCGAGCTACGCGATTCCCAAAGGCACGGTCATCGCTGTCATCTACACCTTCCTGGTCTACCTGCTGCTCTGCTTCCTCGTGAGCTTTACCTGCGACAG GATGCTGCTGAAAGGAGATTACGTGTTTTTCCGTCAGATCAATGTCTGGCCCCCGTTTGTGGTTATCGGTGTGTACGCGGCATCGCTGTCTGCTTCGATGAGTACCCTGATTGGTGCCTCACGGATTCTCCATGCCCTGGCCTGCGATGACCTTTTCG GTATAATATTGGCCCCTGCAAAGAAGACATCCAAGACAGGAAACCCCTGGGTCGCAGTGCTCTACACCTGGTTAATGGTTCAG TGTGTGCTGTTTGCCGGCAAGTTGAACACCATCGCTGGGGTAGTCACCATCTTCTTCCTGATGGCCTATGCTGCTGTTGATCTCGCTTGCCTGGCCCTGGAATGGGCGTCTGCCCCCAACTTCAG GCCGACCTTCCAGCTGTTCAGTTGGCACACGTGCCTGCTGGGCATCATCAGCTGCCTCGTGATGATGTTCCTGATCAATCCAGCCTACGCCTCGTGCGGAATTGTCCTCATGCTCGCCCTCCTGGTGGTGATCCACTACCGATCTCCGACCAGCAGTTGGGGCTACATCAGCCAGGCTCTCATCTTCCACCAG GTGAGGAAGTATTTGTTGCTGCTGGATGTCCGGAAAGAGCACGTCAAGTTCTGGAGGCCTCAGATCCTGCTGATGGTGGCCAATCCACGGACCAGCGCCCAGCTCATAACCTTCATCAACGACCTGAAGAAAGGGGGGCTGTTCGTGTTGGGCCACGTGCAAATCGGGGACCTTG ACTCTCTTCCCATGGATCCCATCCAGCCCCAGTACAACTTCTGGCTGAGTCTCGTGGACAAGTTGAACGTCAAGGCATTTGTCGATCTGACTCTGTCCCCGACAGTGCGCCAGGGTGTGCAGCATCTCCTCCGTATCACCGGGCTAG GTGGGATGAAGCCTAACACGTTGGTCCTTGGATTCTATGACCACTCCGTTCCTGATGACTACTTCCTGCATGACCCGGCCTTCAAGGACGCCAGAGACAACAACGACCACTTCGGTGTGGACCTTGCCTCGCTGCAGGCCCACTTCCCCCCCGTGCGGGACGGTGAGACCCCCAAGAACCTGTCTGAGCAGGAGTACGTCGCGATCATCTCCGACGCGCTCAAGATGCAGAAGAACGTGTGCCTGGCGCGGGGTTTCTTTACCATGGACCGGAAGGGTCTGCTGCTGTCCAAGACCCGGCCGGAGAGGGTGTCCATTGACGTGTGGCCTCTGAACCTCCTGAGGCCCGACAGCACTGACTACGTGGACGTGTGCAGCCTCTTCCTGCTGCAGATGGCCTGCGTCCTGACCATGGTGGCCTCCTGGAAGGCCGCACGCCTGCGGATCTTCCTGTGCATCGAGCCTGGCGACGGCAGCTGGGTCCGGAAGGAGGAGAAGCTGCGCCGGCTCCTGGACCAGCTGCGCATCAAGGCCACCATCAAGATCGTCACCTGGGAGGAGGTGGGGCCTAGCGGGCAGGCCTCAGCCGACCATGTCTCCGATGGATACCTGCAGGCGGTCAACCGTATGATCCTGGACCAGGGTTTCCACACGGCCGTCCGGTTCCTCTACCTGCCCAGGCCTCCTGCTGAAACCACCCACTCCCAGCGCTACCTGGAGCAGCTGGCTATCCTGACCGAAGACTTGGGGCCTACACTCCTGATCCATGGCCTAACTCCAGTCACCTGCACTGACCTATGA
- the slc12a9 gene encoding solute carrier family 12 member 9 isoform X2 has product MSSETSPLLNYRLYNVAGGFAESCGGAPQEDEVAVSGTASQPDDSRKLSTFFGVVVPTVLSMFSIVIFMRVGFVVGQAGFLQSLLMLVVAYIIISLTVLSVCAISTNGAVKGGGAYFMISRTLGPEFGGSIGLMFFLANVCSCAVYILGLVEAILDVFGEVPNAADTQSRGIHVLPQNYLYDVLYASSILLLCLLVCLVGAQIYAKTSFLIFLVVHVVLLTIVVSFFVVSPKTVVIVRQVGNESQSIYSNYTGFSMATLQENLWDDYSVDYTTRYMMTFATVFAVMFNGCTGIMAGSNMSGDLKNPSYAIPKGTVIAVIYTFLVYLLLCFLVSFTCDRMLLKGDYVFFRQINVWPPFVVIGVYAASLSASMSTLIGASRILHALACDDLFGIILAPAKKTSKTGNPWVAVLYTWLMVQCVLFAGKLNTIAGVVTIFFLMAYAAVDLACLALEWASAPNFRPTFQLFSWHTCLLGIISCLVMMFLINPAYASCGIVLMLALLVVIHYRSPTSSWGYISQALIFHQVRKYLLLLDVRKEHVKFWRPQILLMVANPRTSAQLITFINDLKKGGLFVLGHVQIGDLDSLPMDPIQPQYNFWLSLVDKLNVKAFVDLTLSPTVRQGVQHLLRITGLGGMKPNTLVLGFYDHSVPDDYFLHDPAFKDARDNNDHFGVDLASLQAHFPPVRDGETPKNLSEQEYVAIISDALKMQKNVCLARGFFTMDRKGLLLSKTRPERVSIDVWPLNLLRPDSTDYVDVCSLFLLQMACVLTMVASWKAARLRIFLCIEPGDGSWVRKEEKLRRLLDQLRIKATIKIVTWEEVGPSGQASADHVSDGYLQAVNRMILDQGFHTAVRFLYLPRPPAETTHSQRYLEQLAILTEDLGPTLLIHGLTPVTCTDL; this is encoded by the exons GCTTTGTGGTGGGTCAGGCTGGTTTCCTGCAGTCCCTGCTAATGTTGGTCGTTGCCTACATTATCATTAGCTTGACCGTGCTGTCGGTGTGTGCCATTTCGACCAATGGTGCCGTGAAGGGAGGAGGAGCCTACT TTATGATCAGCCGTACGTTGGGCCCGGAGTTTGGTGGGAGCATCGGTCTGATGTTTTTCCTGGCCAATGTCTGTTCCTGTGCGGTCTACATCCTAGGCTTGGTGGAGGCCATTTTGGATGTGTTTGGAGAGGTCCCCAATGCAG CAGATACCCAGTCCAGGGGCATTCACGTGCTCCCACAGAACTACCTGTACGATGTCCTGTATGCCTCCAGCATCCTGCTGCTCTGTCTCCTGGTGTGTCTGGTCGGAGCTCAGATCTATGCCAAGACCAGCTTCCTGATTTTTCTGGTGGTCCACGTTGTCCTGCTCACCATCGTGGTCAGCTTCTTCGTGGTGAGCCCCAAGACTGTGGTCATTGTGAGGCAGGTGGGCAACGAGAGCCAGTCCATCTACTCCAACTACACCGGCTTCAGTATGGCCACGCTGCAGGAGAACCTCTGGG ATGATTATTCTGTGGATTACACCACCAGATACATGATGACCTTTGCGACAGTGTTTGCTGTCATGTTTAATGGTTGTACCGGTATCATGGCTGGTTCTAACATGTCTG GAGACTTGAAAAACCCGAGCTACGCGATTCCCAAAGGCACGGTCATCGCTGTCATCTACACCTTCCTGGTCTACCTGCTGCTCTGCTTCCTCGTGAGCTTTACCTGCGACAG GATGCTGCTGAAAGGAGATTACGTGTTTTTCCGTCAGATCAATGTCTGGCCCCCGTTTGTGGTTATCGGTGTGTACGCGGCATCGCTGTCTGCTTCGATGAGTACCCTGATTGGTGCCTCACGGATTCTCCATGCCCTGGCCTGCGATGACCTTTTCG GTATAATATTGGCCCCTGCAAAGAAGACATCCAAGACAGGAAACCCCTGGGTCGCAGTGCTCTACACCTGGTTAATGGTTCAG TGTGTGCTGTTTGCCGGCAAGTTGAACACCATCGCTGGGGTAGTCACCATCTTCTTCCTGATGGCCTATGCTGCTGTTGATCTCGCTTGCCTGGCCCTGGAATGGGCGTCTGCCCCCAACTTCAG GCCGACCTTCCAGCTGTTCAGTTGGCACACGTGCCTGCTGGGCATCATCAGCTGCCTCGTGATGATGTTCCTGATCAATCCAGCCTACGCCTCGTGCGGAATTGTCCTCATGCTCGCCCTCCTGGTGGTGATCCACTACCGATCTCCGACCAGCAGTTGGGGCTACATCAGCCAGGCTCTCATCTTCCACCAG GTGAGGAAGTATTTGTTGCTGCTGGATGTCCGGAAAGAGCACGTCAAGTTCTGGAGGCCTCAGATCCTGCTGATGGTGGCCAATCCACGGACCAGCGCCCAGCTCATAACCTTCATCAACGACCTGAAGAAAGGGGGGCTGTTCGTGTTGGGCCACGTGCAAATCGGGGACCTTG ACTCTCTTCCCATGGATCCCATCCAGCCCCAGTACAACTTCTGGCTGAGTCTCGTGGACAAGTTGAACGTCAAGGCATTTGTCGATCTGACTCTGTCCCCGACAGTGCGCCAGGGTGTGCAGCATCTCCTCCGTATCACCGGGCTAG GTGGGATGAAGCCTAACACGTTGGTCCTTGGATTCTATGACCACTCCGTTCCTGATGACTACTTCCTGCATGACCCGGCCTTCAAGGACGCCAGAGACAACAACGACCACTTCGGTGTGGACCTTGCCTCGCTGCAGGCCCACTTCCCCCCCGTGCGGGACGGTGAGACCCCCAAGAACCTGTCTGAGCAGGAGTACGTCGCGATCATCTCCGACGCGCTCAAGATGCAGAAGAACGTGTGCCTGGCGCGGGGTTTCTTTACCATGGACCGGAAGGGTCTGCTGCTGTCCAAGACCCGGCCGGAGAGGGTGTCCATTGACGTGTGGCCTCTGAACCTCCTGAGGCCCGACAGCACTGACTACGTGGACGTGTGCAGCCTCTTCCTGCTGCAGATGGCCTGCGTCCTGACCATGGTGGCCTCCTGGAAGGCCGCACGCCTGCGGATCTTCCTGTGCATCGAGCCTGGCGACGGCAGCTGGGTCCGGAAGGAGGAGAAGCTGCGCCGGCTCCTGGACCAGCTGCGCATCAAGGCCACCATCAAGATCGTCACCTGGGAGGAGGTGGGGCCTAGCGGGCAGGCCTCAGCCGACCATGTCTCCGATGGATACCTGCAGGCGGTCAACCGTATGATCCTGGACCAGGGTTTCCACACGGCCGTCCGGTTCCTCTACCTGCCCAGGCCTCCTGCTGAAACCACCCACTCCCAGCGCTACCTGGAGCAGCTGGCTATCCTGACCGAAGACTTGGGGCCTACACTCCTGATCCATGGCCTAACTCCAGTCACCTGCACTGACCTATGA